From one Tsukamurella tyrosinosolvens genomic stretch:
- a CDS encoding M56 family metallopeptidase, with amino-acid sequence MAAFIFGALALLLAGPVPLWLSRAAWPLRAPRAALVLWQAIALAAVLSAFSAGLVIASRLLVPGPDGRPTTNPIDEIRQLGLVPWIVAVVAFALTLLIGARLITSTVRLAIRTRRRRARHRTVVDILSHAVDGDHPVSSADLRVLGVDQPLAYCLPGLRHRVVLSVGTINQLSHEELTAVLAHERAHLRSRHDLVLEAFTAVHHAFPKFVRSSAALDSVKLLVELLADDEAVAAAGPLPLANALVTCAQSPAPRGALAVGATGTVVRVERLSMPPASNLFSASVYLLAGLILVVPTVAVAVPWLTELSRLLLH; translated from the coding sequence ATGGCGGCCTTCATCTTCGGAGCGCTGGCCCTGCTGCTCGCGGGGCCGGTGCCCCTCTGGCTCTCCCGTGCCGCCTGGCCGCTGCGCGCACCCCGCGCCGCCCTCGTGCTGTGGCAGGCGATCGCCCTGGCCGCCGTGCTCTCCGCGTTCAGCGCCGGCCTGGTCATCGCGAGCCGCCTGCTCGTGCCCGGGCCCGACGGCCGGCCCACCACGAACCCGATCGACGAGATCCGGCAGCTCGGCCTCGTCCCGTGGATCGTGGCCGTGGTGGCCTTCGCCCTCACGCTGCTCATCGGCGCCCGGCTCATCACGTCGACCGTCCGGCTCGCGATCCGCACGCGCAGGCGCCGCGCCCGGCACCGCACCGTCGTCGACATCCTGTCCCACGCGGTCGACGGTGACCACCCCGTCTCCAGCGCCGACCTGCGCGTTCTCGGCGTCGACCAGCCCCTGGCGTACTGCCTCCCGGGCCTGCGGCACCGCGTGGTGCTCAGCGTCGGCACGATCAATCAGCTCAGCCACGAGGAGCTGACCGCCGTCCTCGCGCACGAGCGAGCGCACCTGCGGTCGCGGCACGATCTGGTGCTCGAGGCCTTCACGGCGGTCCACCACGCCTTCCCCAAGTTCGTCCGCTCGTCGGCCGCGCTCGACTCGGTGAAGCTGCTGGTCGAGCTCCTCGCCGACGACGAGGCCGTCGCCGCCGCCGGCCCCCTCCCCCTCGCCAACGCCCTGGTCACCTGCGCGCAGAGCCCCGCGCCGCGCGGCGCCCTCGCGGTCGGCGCGACCGGCACCGTCGTGCGGGTCGAACGGCTGTCGATGCCCCCCGCCAGCAACCTGTTCAGCGCGTCCGTCTACCTGCTCGCGGGCCTGATCCTGGTGGTGCCCACCGTCGCCGTCGCGGTGCCCTGGCTCACCGAGCTCTCCCGCCTCCTGCTGCACTGA
- a CDS encoding PspC domain-containing protein, with protein MTENSPFAQTPYTPAPQKRFARDVQNNWIGGVCAGIARYFGIDATLVRVLFVVSCLLPGPQFLLYLLLWLVMPKD; from the coding sequence ATGACCGAGAACTCGCCCTTCGCCCAGACCCCCTACACCCCGGCCCCGCAGAAGCGCTTCGCCCGCGACGTCCAGAACAACTGGATCGGCGGCGTGTGCGCGGGCATCGCCCGCTACTTCGGCATCGACGCGACGCTCGTCCGCGTGCTGTTCGTGGTGTCCTGCCTGCTGCCCGGCCCGCAGTTCCTGCTGTACCTGCTGCTCTGGCTCGTGATGCCCAAGGACTGA
- a CDS encoding 3-methyladenine DNA glycosylase — protein MTVLSDAEWEARAADHRARLEPFVEAHRSRAARGEKHPVWDFLFTYYGHRPAHLLRWHPGLGTELDGPRAADEFSGARGYLVEGTQVRPDPATLAKRAGTAEYVARLLEATAARRPVFGCFGLHEWAMVYREADQARHPVPLRLGPAGTDEVVRAGHLTCTHYDAYRFFTPDAVPRNAIELTRETQVGSEQPGCLHAGMDLYKWAFKLTPGAPSDLVADAFDLARDARELDMRASPYDLAGYGFEPIAIETPDGRREYVRQQAALAERAAPIRERLLAVVRSWPGERPAADMSGSPA, from the coding sequence GTGACGGTGCTCAGCGACGCCGAGTGGGAGGCCCGCGCGGCGGACCACCGCGCCCGGCTGGAGCCCTTCGTCGAGGCGCACCGCAGCCGGGCCGCCCGCGGCGAGAAGCACCCCGTGTGGGACTTCCTGTTCACGTACTACGGGCACCGGCCGGCGCACCTGCTGCGCTGGCACCCGGGCCTCGGGACCGAGCTCGACGGCCCGCGCGCGGCGGACGAGTTCAGCGGCGCGCGCGGCTACCTCGTCGAGGGCACCCAGGTCCGGCCGGACCCGGCGACGCTGGCCAAGCGCGCCGGCACCGCCGAGTACGTCGCCCGTCTCCTGGAGGCCACGGCCGCGCGCAGGCCGGTGTTCGGCTGCTTCGGCCTGCACGAGTGGGCGATGGTCTACCGCGAGGCCGACCAGGCCCGGCACCCGGTGCCGCTGCGCCTGGGTCCGGCGGGCACCGACGAGGTCGTCCGCGCGGGGCACTTGACGTGCACGCACTACGACGCGTACCGCTTCTTCACCCCGGACGCGGTCCCCCGCAACGCCATCGAGCTGACCCGGGAGACCCAGGTCGGGTCGGAGCAGCCCGGCTGTCTGCACGCCGGGATGGACCTCTACAAGTGGGCGTTCAAGCTGACGCCGGGCGCACCGTCGGACCTGGTGGCGGACGCCTTCGACCTGGCCCGCGATGCCCGGGAGCTGGACATGCGGGCGAGCCCGTACGACCTGGCGGGGTACGGCTTCGAGCCGATCGCGATCGAGACGCCCGACGGCCGCCGCGAGTACGTCCGGCAGCAAGCGGCACTCGCCGAGCGGGCCGCACCGATCCGCGAACGGCTCCTCGCGGTCGTCCGATCCTGGCCCGGCGAGCGGCCCGCCGCCGATATGTCCGGCTCCCCCGCCTAG
- a CDS encoding FecCD family ABC transporter permease gives MWLGVLLGTVRIPWQDSTRYVWAFLTGGVIDAEHATHYRIVADSRVPRVLSAAIVGAGLSAIGVAVQAMVRNALADPYVLGISSGASVGATTVALFGVLGTLGLYALPTAAFLGALAATALVYLIAYRGGGLTPMRLVLTGTALAYGFSAVTTVLVFLAPRGDAARTVMFWLFGSLSPSTWRTTALLAVTVAIGLVALRSGARKLNALALGDEVAISVGLSASGYRSALFVLTAAMTGIIVSVCGAIGFVGLVVPHVARLLVGADHRRVLVIAPALGAVFLVLADIAARTVAPPQELPLGAITAAVGVPLFIALMRRRSVGNA, from the coding sequence ATGTGGCTGGGCGTGCTGCTGGGCACCGTCCGCATCCCGTGGCAGGACTCGACGCGCTACGTCTGGGCGTTCCTCACCGGCGGCGTCATCGACGCCGAGCACGCCACGCACTACCGGATCGTCGCCGACTCGCGGGTCCCGCGGGTGCTCAGCGCCGCGATCGTGGGGGCGGGGCTCAGCGCGATCGGTGTCGCGGTGCAGGCGATGGTGCGCAACGCGCTCGCGGACCCGTACGTGCTCGGCATCTCCTCGGGCGCGTCGGTCGGCGCCACGACGGTGGCCCTGTTCGGCGTCCTCGGCACGCTCGGCCTGTACGCGCTGCCGACGGCCGCCTTCCTGGGCGCCCTGGCCGCGACCGCGCTGGTCTATCTGATCGCCTACCGCGGCGGCGGCCTGACGCCGATGCGCCTCGTGCTCACCGGTACCGCCCTCGCGTACGGCTTCTCGGCCGTGACCACGGTGCTGGTCTTCCTGGCCCCGCGCGGCGACGCCGCCCGCACCGTCATGTTCTGGCTGTTCGGCAGCCTCTCCCCCTCCACCTGGCGCACCACCGCGCTGCTCGCGGTCACGGTCGCGATCGGCCTCGTCGCGCTGCGATCCGGCGCCCGCAAGCTCAACGCGCTCGCGCTCGGCGACGAGGTGGCGATCTCCGTCGGGCTCTCCGCCTCCGGCTACCGCTCGGCGCTGTTCGTCCTCACCGCCGCGATGACCGGCATCATCGTCTCCGTCTGCGGCGCCATCGGTTTCGTCGGGCTCGTCGTACCGCACGTCGCCAGGCTCCTGGTGGGCGCCGACCACCGCCGCGTCCTCGTGATCGCGCCGGCGCTCGGCGCGGTCTTCCTGGTGCTGGCGGACATCGCGGCGCGCACCGTCGCGCCGCCGCAGGAACTGCCGCTCGGCGCGATCACCGCCGCCGTCGGCGTCCCGCTGTTCATCGCGCTCATGCGCCGCAGGTCCGTGGGGAACGCGTGA
- a CDS encoding ABC transporter substrate-binding protein — protein MKRLPPVLLASVLLAGCGAQVDEAGPSPSPGAPATVTNCGAPLTVPGPPHRVVVNDTGTAEILFALGLTDRIVGYTTYDGKHVDYNTSPWKADFDRAPSLGTAFTRETIQAARPDFVFAGWNYGFKETTGVTPDWIREIGAVPYQLTEACRQTGSTRRGIMPPLDALFADLTNLGTLFGVPERAEKLVAEYRARIDAVRASVPAGRKARVFLFDSASPDPFTSGRTGTPQAIIESAGGENVFGDLDDSWTTASWEAAAQRDPQVIAIVDYGVGPENTPEAKLAQLRSQPLMANTTAVREGNVVVIPYAGWVEGPRTPGSVETLGAYLRSKGF, from the coding sequence ATGAAACGACTCCCCCCGGTGCTGCTCGCGAGCGTCCTCCTCGCGGGATGCGGCGCACAGGTCGACGAGGCCGGACCGTCACCGAGCCCGGGCGCGCCCGCCACCGTCACCAACTGCGGCGCGCCCCTGACGGTGCCGGGCCCGCCCCACCGGGTGGTGGTCAACGACACCGGCACCGCGGAGATCCTGTTCGCGCTGGGCCTCACCGACCGCATCGTCGGGTACACCACCTACGACGGGAAGCACGTCGACTACAACACCTCGCCGTGGAAGGCGGACTTCGACCGCGCGCCGAGCCTCGGGACGGCCTTCACCCGGGAGACGATCCAGGCCGCCCGACCGGACTTCGTGTTCGCGGGCTGGAACTACGGCTTCAAGGAGACCACCGGGGTGACGCCGGACTGGATCCGGGAGATCGGCGCCGTGCCGTACCAGCTCACGGAGGCCTGCCGGCAGACCGGGAGCACGAGGCGGGGCATCATGCCGCCGCTCGACGCCCTCTTCGCAGACCTCACGAACCTCGGAACGCTCTTCGGGGTTCCGGAGCGCGCGGAGAAGCTGGTCGCCGAGTACCGCGCCCGGATCGACGCGGTCCGCGCCTCGGTTCCCGCGGGGAGGAAGGCGCGGGTCTTCCTGTTCGACAGCGCCTCCCCCGATCCGTTCACCTCGGGCCGCACCGGCACCCCGCAGGCGATCATCGAGAGCGCGGGCGGCGAGAACGTCTTCGGGGACCTCGACGACTCGTGGACGACGGCGTCCTGGGAGGCCGCGGCGCAGCGGGATCCGCAGGTGATCGCGATCGTCGACTACGGCGTCGGACCGGAGAACACACCGGAGGCCAAGCTCGCGCAGCTGCGCTCGCAGCCGCTGATGGCGAACACCACGGCCGTCCGCGAGGGCAACGTCGTCGTGATCCCGTACGCGGGCTGGGTCGAGGGCCCGCGCACCCCGGGCAGCGTCGAGACCCTGGGCGCCTACCTCCGCTCGAAGGGCTTCTGA
- a CDS encoding hemolysin family protein: protein MSDLLGVALTVLLLAANAFFVAAEFALIAARRDRLEALVEQGRSSAKAVIKASENLSLMLAGCQLGITICSILLGKVGEPAIAHLLEKPLAWANVPEALLHPISFTVSLSLVVVLHILLGEMVPKNIALAGPEAAAMLLVPPHVAFVRLVRPLIAVYNWLAMLVLRAGGVEPRDELDSTVSAGELSVLIAESHDEGLIDAEERVRLTRALQTSRRTVADVAIPLTEIRGLQAVQGINGAWGPTLGDIESAVAETGYSRYPVRSSAGAFTGYLHVKDVLPDIMDAAVGPESVIGVSRIRPLPVVDGSLSLDQAAGDLRRLGGHLAAVADDHGRTIGIVALEDVVEEFVGTVRDGTHRV from the coding sequence ATGAGTGACCTCCTGGGCGTGGCCCTGACCGTGCTGCTGCTGGCCGCGAACGCCTTCTTCGTCGCGGCCGAGTTCGCGCTCATCGCTGCCCGCCGCGACCGGCTCGAGGCCCTCGTGGAGCAGGGCCGGTCGAGCGCGAAGGCCGTGATCAAGGCGTCGGAGAACCTGTCCCTCATGCTGGCGGGCTGCCAGCTGGGCATCACGATCTGCTCGATCCTGCTCGGCAAGGTCGGCGAGCCGGCCATCGCGCACCTGCTGGAGAAGCCGCTGGCCTGGGCGAACGTGCCCGAGGCGCTGCTGCATCCCATCTCGTTCACGGTGTCGCTCAGCCTGGTCGTGGTGCTGCACATCCTCCTCGGCGAGATGGTGCCGAAGAACATCGCGCTCGCGGGTCCCGAGGCGGCGGCCATGCTCCTGGTGCCGCCGCACGTCGCCTTCGTGCGCCTCGTGCGTCCGCTGATCGCGGTCTACAACTGGCTCGCGATGCTGGTGCTGCGGGCCGGCGGCGTGGAGCCGCGCGACGAGCTGGACAGCACCGTCTCCGCGGGCGAGCTGAGCGTGCTCATCGCGGAATCGCACGACGAGGGCCTGATCGACGCCGAGGAGCGGGTGCGGCTGACCCGCGCGCTGCAGACCTCGCGCCGCACGGTCGCCGACGTCGCGATCCCGCTCACCGAGATCCGCGGCCTGCAGGCGGTGCAGGGCATCAACGGCGCGTGGGGGCCGACCCTCGGCGACATCGAGTCCGCCGTCGCCGAGACCGGCTACTCCCGCTACCCGGTGCGCAGCAGCGCCGGCGCGTTCACCGGCTACCTCCACGTCAAGGACGTGCTGCCGGACATCATGGACGCCGCCGTCGGTCCCGAGTCCGTGATCGGCGTGAGCCGGATCCGTCCGCTCCCGGTCGTCGACGGGAGCCTGTCGCTGGACCAGGCGGCCGGCGACCTGCGGCGACTCGGCGGGCACCTCGCGGCCGTCGCCGACGATCACGGGCGGACCATCGGCATCGTGGCGCTGGAGGATGTGGTCGAGGAGTTCGTCGGCACCGTCCGTGACGGGACCCACCGGGTGTGA
- a CDS encoding BlaI/MecI/CopY family transcriptional regulator: MAALGDLERAVMDHLWASTEPQTVRQVHESLAADRELAYTTVMTVLQRLAKKKLVSQIRTDRAHRYAASFGRDELVADLMFDALAQAESSREAALVHFVERVGADEAQALRRALAKLEAGDAGRRAEP, from the coding sequence ATGGCGGCATTGGGAGATCTCGAACGCGCGGTCATGGACCATCTTTGGGCGTCCACAGAACCGCAGACCGTGCGACAGGTGCACGAGTCGCTCGCCGCTGACCGCGAACTCGCGTACACCACCGTGATGACGGTGCTGCAGCGGCTCGCGAAGAAGAAGCTGGTGAGCCAGATCCGCACGGACCGTGCGCATCGCTACGCCGCGAGCTTCGGCCGCGACGAGCTCGTCGCCGACCTCATGTTCGACGCGCTGGCACAGGCCGAGAGCTCGCGCGAGGCCGCGCTCGTGCACTTCGTGGAGCGCGTCGGCGCCGACGAGGCGCAGGCCCTGCGCCGCGCGCTGGCCAAGCTCGAGGCCGGCGACGCCGGCCGTCGCGCCGAGCCCTGA
- a CDS encoding PaaI family thioesterase: MTQPTPGQQQAIDQILTGGTAGFDTILGLEYTAVTADGVEATLTLRPELHQPFGITHGGVYCAIVESVASVSGVVWLGGAGHVVGVNNNTDFLRALSSGVLSIRSTPIHRGRRQQLWLVEIDSEDGKAVARGQVRLQNIDA; the protein is encoded by the coding sequence ATGACGCAACCGACACCCGGACAGCAGCAGGCCATCGACCAGATCCTCACCGGTGGCACCGCCGGTTTCGACACGATCCTCGGCCTCGAGTACACGGCCGTCACGGCCGACGGCGTGGAGGCGACGCTCACCCTGCGGCCCGAGCTGCACCAGCCGTTCGGCATCACCCACGGCGGCGTGTACTGCGCGATCGTCGAGTCGGTCGCCAGCGTCTCGGGCGTGGTGTGGCTGGGCGGCGCCGGGCACGTGGTCGGCGTGAACAACAACACCGACTTCCTGCGCGCGCTCTCCAGCGGCGTCCTGTCGATCCGGTCGACCCCGATCCATCGCGGCCGCCGGCAGCAGCTGTGGCTCGTGGAGATCGACTCCGAGGACGGCAAGGCCGTCGCGCGCGGCCAGGTGCGCCTGCAGAACATCGACGCCTAG
- a CDS encoding GuaB1 family IMP dehydrogenase-related protein → MQFLPDSRPQYDLTYDDVFLVPNRSDVTSRFDVDLSSVDGTGTTIPLVVANMTAVAGRRMAETVARRGGIVVLPQDLPLEAAADTISYVKSRDLVADTPVTLSAEHSVSDAVALLPKRAHGAVVIIDAENRPVGLVTAAACEGVDRFARLRDVMTTSFVCAAAGTAPEAVFDLLDKDHSDLAVLVDGDDRLHGVLTRTATVRAGIYTPAVDGAGKLRIAAAVGINGDVAAKARALAEAGADVLVVDTAHGHQAKMFDALEAVAALGLGLPIAAGNVVAAAGARDLVNAGATIVKVGVGPGAMCTTRMMTGVGRPQFSAVLDCAAAARELGAHVWADGGVRHPRDVALALAAGASNVMVGSWFAGTYESPGDMKYATDGSAYKESFGMASKRAVAARTAGEGAFDRARKSLFEEGISSSRIRVDPEAPSVEDLLDRITSGVRSSFTYAGARSVPEFHAKATVGVQSAAGFAEGRPLPGGW, encoded by the coding sequence GTGCAGTTCCTTCCTGATAGCCGCCCGCAGTACGACCTGACCTACGACGACGTCTTCCTCGTCCCGAACCGGTCGGACGTGACCTCCCGATTCGACGTCGATCTGTCGTCGGTCGACGGGACCGGCACCACCATCCCCCTCGTCGTCGCCAACATGACGGCCGTCGCCGGCCGCCGCATGGCGGAGACGGTCGCGCGCCGCGGCGGCATCGTCGTCCTCCCGCAGGACCTCCCGCTGGAGGCGGCGGCCGACACGATCTCGTACGTCAAGAGCCGCGACCTCGTCGCCGACACCCCGGTCACGCTGAGCGCCGAGCACTCGGTGAGCGACGCCGTGGCGCTGCTGCCCAAGCGCGCGCACGGCGCCGTCGTGATCATCGACGCGGAGAACCGCCCCGTCGGCCTCGTCACCGCCGCCGCGTGCGAGGGCGTCGACCGGTTCGCGCGCCTGCGCGACGTCATGACCACCTCGTTCGTGTGCGCCGCCGCCGGCACCGCCCCCGAGGCCGTCTTCGACCTGCTGGACAAGGACCACTCCGACCTCGCGGTCCTCGTGGACGGCGACGACCGCCTGCACGGCGTCCTCACCCGCACCGCCACCGTCCGCGCGGGCATCTACACCCCCGCGGTCGACGGTGCCGGCAAGCTCCGGATCGCCGCCGCCGTGGGCATCAACGGCGATGTCGCCGCGAAGGCCCGCGCCCTCGCCGAGGCCGGCGCCGACGTGCTCGTCGTGGACACCGCGCACGGCCACCAGGCCAAGATGTTCGACGCGCTCGAGGCCGTCGCCGCCCTCGGCCTGGGCCTGCCGATCGCGGCGGGCAACGTCGTCGCCGCCGCGGGCGCCCGCGACCTGGTCAACGCCGGCGCCACCATCGTCAAGGTGGGCGTGGGCCCCGGCGCCATGTGCACCACCCGCATGATGACCGGCGTCGGCCGGCCCCAGTTCAGCGCGGTGCTCGACTGCGCGGCCGCCGCCCGCGAGCTGGGCGCCCACGTCTGGGCCGACGGTGGCGTGCGGCACCCGCGCGACGTCGCCCTGGCGCTGGCCGCCGGCGCCTCCAACGTGATGGTCGGCTCCTGGTTCGCCGGCACCTACGAGTCGCCCGGCGACATGAAGTACGCCACCGACGGCTCCGCCTACAAGGAGAGCTTCGGCATGGCCTCCAAGCGCGCCGTCGCGGCCCGTACCGCCGGCGAGGGCGCCTTCGACCGCGCCCGCAAGTCGCTGTTCGAGGAGGGCATCTCAAGCTCGCGGATCCGCGTCGATCCCGAGGCGCCCAGCGTGGAGGACCTGCTGGACCGGATCACCTCGGGCGTCCGCAGCTCGTTCACCTACGCGGGCGCCCGCAGCGTGCCCGAGTTCCACGCGAAGGCCACCGTCGGCGTGCAGAGCGCGGCGGGCTTCGCCGAGGGCCGGCCGCTCCCCGGCGGTTGGTGA
- a CDS encoding hemolysin family protein, translating to MASALITVGAIVGFLALTVGTALFVAAEFSLTALEKSTVDADVRDRGDRRSRQVQNAHRTLSFQLSGAQLGITITTLVTGYLAEPVLSKFLRPALEWTGMPEVWSAALTLILALVIATSLSMVLGELAPKNLAIARPLQTARLTAGAQSLFSSTFRFAISFLNRSANALVRRLGIEPAEELSSARSAQELSALVRNSAAQGAIDEMTAELVGRSLEFGELTAEELMTPRQRIHSLDADDTVADLVALSIESGHSRFPVVRGDLDDTIGLVHVKQALTVPAERRATVTVADIATTAPVVPATLDGDALMDQLRANGLQMALVVDEYGGSAGIVTVEDLIEEIVGDVRDEHDANEPIDVQRTDDGYLCSGLLRVDELERDTGYRAPEGDYDTLGGLVMFLLGRIPAVGDRVPLPHHPSVDDDEAEAPQWSARVARMDGRRVDLVEVTHE from the coding sequence ATGGCTAGCGCGCTGATCACGGTCGGCGCCATCGTCGGCTTCCTCGCGCTCACCGTGGGTACCGCGCTGTTCGTGGCCGCGGAGTTCTCGCTGACCGCACTCGAGAAGTCCACCGTCGACGCGGACGTCCGCGACCGCGGGGACCGCCGCTCCAGGCAGGTGCAGAACGCGCACCGCACGCTCTCCTTCCAGCTCTCCGGCGCGCAGCTGGGCATCACGATCACCACCCTGGTCACGGGCTACCTCGCCGAGCCCGTGCTCTCGAAGTTCCTGCGCCCCGCGCTGGAATGGACGGGCATGCCGGAGGTCTGGTCGGCGGCGCTCACCCTGATCCTGGCGCTGGTCATCGCGACCTCGCTGTCGATGGTGCTCGGCGAGCTCGCGCCGAAGAACCTCGCGATCGCCCGGCCGCTGCAGACCGCGCGACTCACCGCCGGCGCGCAGTCGCTGTTCTCCTCGACCTTCCGGTTCGCGATCTCCTTCCTCAACCGCAGCGCGAACGCACTGGTCCGCCGCCTGGGCATCGAGCCCGCGGAGGAGCTGAGCTCGGCGCGCTCGGCGCAGGAACTCAGTGCGCTGGTGCGCAACTCGGCCGCACAGGGCGCGATCGACGAGATGACCGCCGAACTCGTGGGCCGCAGCCTCGAGTTCGGCGAGCTCACCGCGGAGGAGCTGATGACGCCGCGGCAGCGGATCCACTCCCTCGACGCGGACGACACCGTCGCCGACCTCGTGGCGCTGTCGATCGAGTCCGGTCACTCCCGGTTCCCCGTGGTCCGGGGCGATCTGGACGACACGATCGGGCTGGTACACGTGAAGCAGGCGCTGACGGTGCCCGCGGAGCGCCGCGCGACGGTGACGGTCGCGGACATCGCGACGACGGCCCCCGTCGTGCCCGCGACGCTGGACGGCGACGCCCTGATGGACCAGCTGCGCGCCAACGGCCTGCAGATGGCCCTCGTCGTCGACGAGTACGGCGGCTCCGCCGGCATCGTCACCGTCGAGGACCTGATCGAGGAGATCGTGGGCGACGTGCGCGACGAGCACGACGCGAACGAGCCGATCGACGTGCAGCGCACCGACGACGGCTATCTGTGCTCCGGCCTGCTCCGCGTCGACGAACTGGAGCGCGACACCGGCTACCGCGCCCCCGAGGGCGACTACGACACCCTCGGCGGCCTCGTGATGTTCCTGCTCGGCCGCATCCCCGCGGTCGGCGACCGCGTCCCGCTGCCGCACCACCCGTCCGTCGACGACGACGAGGCCGAGGCCCCGCAGTGGTCCGCGCGCGTGGCCCGGATGGACGGCCGCCGCGTCGACCTGGTGGAGGTGACCCATGAGTGA
- a CDS encoding ABC transporter ATP-binding protein translates to MRVEYTAVSVELGGVRIVDDVSLTADAGEFIGVVGPNGSGKSTLLRCVYRVLTPATGTVAVDGRHVAAVSLAENARQVAAVMQHAPFDIGFTARDIVETGRLPHRRRGVPLAAHRRAIDGALAAAGATDLARRDFGTLSGGEAQRVLIARAFAQEPRVLVLDEPTNHLDVRHQFAVLSAARDLGVTVIAVLHDLNLAAQYCDRLYVLSEGALACSGTPAEILTPATLRRYFDIGAHVVPHPRLGVPQVIFDSGLTEGT, encoded by the coding sequence ATGCGGGTCGAGTACACGGCGGTGTCCGTCGAACTGGGCGGCGTGCGGATCGTCGACGACGTCTCCCTGACCGCCGACGCCGGCGAGTTCATCGGCGTCGTCGGCCCCAACGGCAGCGGCAAGTCCACCCTGCTGCGCTGCGTCTACCGCGTCCTGACCCCGGCGACGGGCACCGTCGCCGTGGACGGGCGGCACGTCGCGGCCGTCAGCCTCGCCGAGAACGCGCGGCAGGTCGCCGCGGTGATGCAGCACGCCCCCTTCGACATCGGCTTCACCGCGCGCGACATCGTCGAGACGGGGCGCCTGCCGCACCGCCGCCGGGGCGTGCCCCTCGCCGCGCACCGTCGGGCGATCGACGGTGCGCTCGCCGCCGCGGGCGCCACCGACCTCGCGCGCCGGGACTTCGGCACCCTCTCCGGCGGCGAGGCGCAGCGCGTGCTCATCGCCCGCGCCTTCGCCCAGGAGCCGCGGGTGCTCGTCCTCGACGAGCCCACCAACCACCTCGACGTCCGGCACCAGTTCGCGGTGCTCAGCGCCGCCCGCGACCTCGGCGTCACCGTGATCGCGGTGCTCCACGACCTCAATCTCGCGGCGCAGTACTGCGACCGCCTGTACGTGCTGTCCGAGGGCGCGCTCGCCTGCTCCGGCACCCCGGCGGAGATCCTCACGCCCGCGACGCTCCGGCGGTACTTCGACATCGGGGCGCACGTCGTGCCCCATCCCCGCCTGGGGGTTCCCCAGGTGATCTTCGACAGTGGTCTGACGGAAGGGACCTGA
- a CDS encoding TM2 domain-containing protein, giving the protein MTDPQQPYGQQYDPYAKQGYDPQPYPSYDPYAQQPAGYGQQPYAQQPGYGQPQPGFPYGQPFGPDPAAPYGRDPQTGEPYSDKSKLAAGLLQIFLGGWGIGRFYLGSTSIAVTQLVLTVIGIVTSIILIGFVILIGVGIWALVDGIMILTGSVRDPQGRPLRP; this is encoded by the coding sequence ATGACCGATCCGCAGCAGCCGTACGGCCAGCAGTACGACCCGTACGCCAAGCAGGGCTACGACCCGCAGCCGTACCCGTCCTACGACCCGTACGCCCAGCAGCCCGCCGGCTACGGCCAGCAGCCCTACGCGCAGCAGCCCGGGTACGGCCAGCCGCAGCCCGGGTTCCCGTACGGCCAGCCCTTCGGCCCGGATCCGGCGGCGCCCTACGGCCGCGACCCGCAGACCGGCGAGCCCTACTCGGACAAGTCGAAGCTCGCCGCGGGCCTCCTGCAGATCTTCCTCGGCGGGTGGGGCATCGGCCGGTTCTACCTGGGCTCCACCTCGATCGCGGTGACCCAGCTGGTGCTGACGGTGATCGGCATCGTGACCTCGATCATCCTCATCGGCTTCGTCATCCTGATCGGAGTCGGCATCTGGGCGCTCGTCGACGGCATCATGATCCTCACGGGCAGCGTCCGCGACCCGCAGGGCCGCCCGCTGCGTCCCTGA